The following is a genomic window from Paenibacillus sp. FSL R5-0766.
GATAAATGTATAAAACCTGCGTTCTATTTGTGCTTGATGCATCATGATCTATCAAAAGCTAACATGAATTCTTTTTCACCATACGTGAAAAGAAGACAAACAGGCCAACCAGACTGTGATATGCTCCCATCACAGGAGACAGTAGAAAAAACAAAACTCTACTTCTACCATGATGGGAGTTTTTGTAATGTCCAAAAGAAGCCCGGTTTCATATGAAATCAAGATTCAGGTTGTAAGGCGTTGCCTGCAACATGAATCCAACCCCAACCATGAGGCAAAGCAACTGGGGGTCCATAAAAACACGGTTACCGATTGGATAAGAAAATACAAGGTAGATGGAGAAGAAGGATTAAGAGAATCGAGGGGATGGAAATCTTACTCCAAGGAGCTAAAGCTATCTGCCATTCAAGATGTACGCTCTGGCGAATACTCTGTACGAGCGGTGGTGAAAAAGTACCATATTTCGAGTAAATCTGTGTTAGAGAGCTGGATTTCTAAGTATACTGAAGGGGTGAAAATGAAACCAACTCGGAAAAGGATTGGATCCCCTCATATGAATAAAGGACGGAAAACGACTTACGAGGAACGTATTGAAATTGTACAATTCGCCATCGCCCATGATTTAGATTACCAGAAAGCCATCGACAAGTACGGTGTCTCTTACCAGCAAGTGTACGCATGGGTTCGTAAATATCAAGCGAGTGGTCATGAAGCTTTAAAAGACCTCCGAGGTCGTAAAAAGCCGCTAGAAGAGCTAGACGAACAGGAACGGCTAAAGCTTCGGATCAAGGAACTCGAGGCACGAAATGAGCATTTAGAAATGGAGAATGCACTCGCAAAAAAGTTGGCAGAGATCCGGCGAAGAAATACACGTTAACCTTTGTTCGACATGCAGACATCTATCAAGCGATTACAGAGCTGCATGCCGAGAAAGGGTATGCGGTCACCAAGCTCTGTGAGCTAGCAGGAATCGCCCGATCTGCCTATTATAAGTGGCTGAAATGGATGCCATCCGACAGGGAACTTGAAAACCTTGCACTAGCCAAGGAAGTCAAACTTCGCTATGACAAACGAAACGGGATACTCGGTTATCGCCAAATGCGTACTCAGTTGAATCGTAAGCTTAAAAAAAGGTACAACCGTAAACGGTATTACCGCATCATGCGAGCCCTTGAATTAAAGGCAGTGATTCGCAAAAAGCGGCCAAATTACGTGAAAGCTCCAACCCTTCATATCGCTGAGAATGTCATGAACCGAAAATTCCAAGCGGAGGTCGCCAACCAAAAGTGGTGCACCGATGTAACAGAGTTAAAATACGGAAATGGCCGTAAGGCCTATCTGAGTGCCATTATTGACGGTTATGACAACTCTATTGTTTCATGGGTGCTCAGCCACTCCAATAACAATGAGCTTGTCATGAACACGGTAAAGAAAGCTTATAAAAGAAACCCGAATGCTACGCCGCTCTTGCACAGTGATCGCGGCTTTCAATATACTTCGCTGGAATACAAAC
Proteins encoded in this region:
- a CDS encoding helix-turn-helix domain-containing protein, which translates into the protein MSKRSPVSYEIKIQVVRRCLQHESNPNHEAKQLGVHKNTVTDWIRKYKVDGEEGLRESRGWKSYSKELKLSAIQDVRSGEYSVRAVVKKYHISSKSVLESWISKYTEGVKMKPTRKRIGSPHMNKGRKTTYEERIEIVQFAIAHDLDYQKAIDKYGVSYQQVYAWVRKYQASGHEALKDLRGRKKPLEELDEQERLKLRIKELEARNEHLEMENALAKKLAEIRRRNTR